In one Curtobacterium citreum genomic region, the following are encoded:
- a CDS encoding DeoR/GlpR family DNA-binding transcription regulator: MSADDLSFLAGALPAPLRQDRIVSIVEGAPGLVRTAALAAALGTSEVTVRQDLATLELEARIRRVRGGAVRLGVTSGERPLEETAVEHQVEKAAIGRAAADLVRSGQCVVLDVGTTPAAVATALVARADLADLTIVTNSLTTALTLEPAVPRFTVVVTGGTLRPLQHSLVAPFMGAVLPAIAADVAFIGGTGLDVEHGLTNVNLPETEAKRMLAATARRTVVVADGSKFGRVHLGVVRPLQDIDVVVTAGTTADAVAPIRAAGVRVVVADGDGTAAPDGRKATA; this comes from the coding sequence GTGAGCGCTGACGATCTGTCCTTCCTCGCCGGCGCCCTCCCGGCACCCCTGCGGCAGGACCGCATCGTCTCCATCGTCGAGGGCGCGCCCGGACTCGTCCGGACCGCCGCCCTGGCCGCGGCCCTGGGCACGAGTGAGGTGACGGTCCGCCAGGACCTCGCCACGCTCGAACTGGAGGCACGGATCCGGCGGGTGCGCGGCGGTGCCGTCCGCCTCGGGGTCACCTCCGGCGAGCGGCCCCTCGAGGAGACCGCGGTCGAGCACCAGGTCGAGAAGGCGGCCATCGGCCGCGCGGCGGCCGACCTCGTCCGCTCCGGCCAGTGCGTCGTGCTCGACGTCGGCACGACCCCGGCTGCGGTGGCGACGGCGCTCGTGGCGCGGGCGGACCTGGCCGACCTGACGATCGTGACGAACTCGCTCACCACGGCCCTCACGCTCGAACCCGCCGTGCCGCGGTTCACCGTCGTCGTCACCGGCGGGACCCTGCGGCCGCTCCAGCACTCGCTCGTCGCGCCGTTCATGGGTGCCGTGCTGCCCGCGATCGCCGCCGACGTCGCGTTCATCGGCGGCACCGGGCTCGACGTCGAGCACGGTCTGACGAACGTCAACCTGCCGGAGACCGAGGCGAAGCGGATGCTCGCCGCGACGGCCCGGCGTACCGTCGTGGTGGCGGACGGCTCGAAGTTCGGCCGGGTACACCTCGGTGTCGTCCGTCCGCTCCAGGACATCGACGTCGTCGTCACCGCCGGCACCACGGCGGACGCGGTCGCCCCGATCCGGGCGGCGGGCGTCCGGGTCGTCGTCGCCGACGGGGACGGCACCGCAGCACCAGACGGAAGGAAGGCGACCGCATGA
- the galT gene encoding galactose-1-phosphate uridylyltransferase translates to MITKRVTTLADGRELIYFDDADTQLPAERSIDERVLDPRPETARMRQDVLTGEWVSIAASRQNRVFLPPADQDPLAPQTAANPSEIPSRYDVAVFENRSPSFGPLLEAEDAPESLESLSDVGLNRQLRSVGRCEVVCFSPETSGSFASISESRARTVVEAWADRTAALSALPGIQQVFPFENRGEAIGVTLHHPHGQIYSYPYVTPRTQRLLASIERFGPDLFEQHLANERSSDRVVLQGEHFTAFVPFAARWPIEVHMLPHRHVPDFAGLTDAEKDELASMHLRLTRGLDALYDTPTPYIAAWHQAPVHVARDTVRLMLQITSPRRAADKLKFLAGSEAAMGAWIGDLVPEKAAEFIRGGIERA, encoded by the coding sequence GTGATCACCAAGCGCGTGACGACGCTCGCCGACGGCCGCGAGCTCATCTACTTCGACGACGCCGACACGCAGCTGCCCGCCGAGCGCAGCATCGACGAGCGTGTCCTCGACCCCCGACCCGAGACCGCGCGGATGCGGCAGGACGTCCTGACGGGCGAGTGGGTGTCGATCGCGGCGAGCCGGCAGAACCGAGTGTTCCTGCCGCCCGCCGACCAGGACCCGCTCGCGCCGCAGACGGCCGCGAACCCCTCCGAGATCCCGAGCCGGTACGACGTCGCGGTGTTCGAGAACCGGTCGCCGTCGTTCGGGCCGCTGCTCGAGGCCGAGGACGCCCCCGAGTCGCTCGAGTCGCTGTCCGACGTCGGCCTGAACCGCCAGCTGCGGTCGGTCGGGCGGTGCGAGGTCGTGTGCTTCTCCCCCGAGACGAGCGGCTCGTTCGCATCCATCTCCGAGTCGCGTGCCCGCACCGTGGTCGAGGCGTGGGCGGACCGCACCGCCGCACTCTCGGCCCTGCCCGGCATCCAGCAGGTGTTCCCGTTCGAGAACCGCGGCGAGGCGATCGGCGTCACGCTGCACCACCCGCACGGGCAGATCTACTCGTACCCGTACGTCACCCCGCGCACGCAGCGCCTGCTCGCGTCGATCGAGCGCTTCGGTCCGGACCTGTTCGAGCAGCACCTGGCGAACGAGCGGAGCTCGGATCGCGTCGTGCTGCAGGGCGAGCACTTCACGGCGTTCGTGCCGTTCGCCGCGCGCTGGCCGATCGAGGTCCACATGCTCCCGCACCGGCACGTGCCGGACTTCGCCGGGCTGACCGACGCCGAGAAGGACGAGCTCGCGTCGATGCACCTGCGGCTGACCCGCGGACTCGACGCGCTGTACGACACCCCCACGCCGTACATCGCCGCCTGGCACCAGGCGCCGGTGCACGTCGCGCGGGACACCGTGCGCCTGATGCTGCAGATCACCTCTCCGCGTCGGGCGGCGGACAAGTTGAAGTTCCTGGCCGGCAGCGAAGCCGCCATGGGCGCCTGGATCGGGGACCTCGTGCCCGAGAAGGCGGCCGAGTTCATCCGAGGAGGGATCGAACGCGCATGA
- the galK gene encoding galactokinase, translating to MTFQQVYGYEPSVRYSAPGRVNLIGEHTDYNDGYVLPFAIDRRTVASIGQRDDRLLRVASAFEPDAVHELSLDELDPSRMSGWSAYVFGIAWALREQAGADLSGKSGFDVFIESDVPVGAGLSSSAAIECGVALAFTDLWDLGLSRKQLARVGQYSENHAVGAPTGIMDQSASLLGEQDAVVFLDCRTLDTAVVDLALESNDLEVLVIDTRVEHAHATGGYKARRDSCERGAAAMGVEALRDVSVDDLPRAQELLDDETFRRVRHIVTEDQRVLDTVRTLREQGPRAIGSLLVASHESMRDDFEISVPELDLAVETAMAHGAVGARMTGGGFGGAAIALVDQEARGTITDAVTAAFAASGYREPNVFTVHAAQGARRD from the coding sequence ATGACGTTCCAGCAGGTCTACGGGTACGAGCCGTCGGTGCGGTACTCCGCGCCGGGTCGGGTCAACCTGATCGGCGAGCACACCGACTACAACGACGGGTACGTCCTGCCCTTCGCGATCGACCGGCGGACCGTCGCGTCGATCGGGCAGCGGGACGACCGTCTGCTCCGGGTCGCGTCGGCGTTCGAGCCCGACGCGGTGCACGAGCTCTCCCTCGACGAGCTCGACCCGTCGCGCATGAGCGGCTGGTCGGCGTACGTCTTCGGCATCGCGTGGGCGCTCCGCGAGCAGGCCGGTGCGGACCTGTCCGGCAAGTCCGGCTTCGACGTCTTCATCGAGTCGGACGTCCCGGTCGGCGCGGGCCTGTCGTCGAGCGCCGCGATCGAGTGCGGCGTGGCGCTTGCGTTCACCGACCTGTGGGACCTCGGCCTCTCACGCAAGCAGCTGGCCCGCGTCGGGCAGTACTCCGAGAACCACGCCGTCGGTGCCCCGACCGGCATCATGGACCAGTCGGCATCGCTCCTCGGCGAGCAGGACGCGGTCGTGTTCCTGGACTGCCGGACGCTCGACACCGCCGTGGTGGACCTGGCGCTCGAGTCGAACGACCTCGAGGTCCTGGTGATCGACACCCGCGTGGAGCACGCGCACGCCACCGGCGGCTACAAGGCCCGGCGCGACTCGTGCGAGCGCGGCGCGGCAGCGATGGGCGTCGAGGCGCTGCGCGACGTGTCCGTCGACGACCTGCCCCGTGCGCAGGAGCTGCTCGACGACGAGACCTTCCGTCGCGTCCGCCACATCGTGACCGAGGACCAGCGCGTCCTCGACACGGTGCGCACGCTGCGCGAGCAGGGACCGCGGGCGATCGGGTCGCTGCTCGTCGCCTCGCACGAGTCGATGCGTGACGACTTCGAGATCTCGGTGCCGGAGCTCGACCTGGCGGTCGAGACCGCGATGGCGCACGGTGCGGTCGGCGCGCGGATGACCGGTGGCGGCTTCGGCGGTGCGGCGATCGCGCTGGTCGACCAGGAGGCCCGTGGCACGATCACGGACGCCGTCACGGCCGCCTTCGCCGCGTCCGGGTACCGCGAGCCGAACGTGTTCACGGTGCACGCGGCGCAGGGCGCCCGGCGCGACTGA
- a CDS encoding tetrahydrofolate dehydrogenase/cyclohydrolase catalytic domain-containing protein, whose protein sequence is MPRERWAGEGSAVRIDGTALAARTLDDLKVRIDRLHDHGFRPGLGTIMVGQNPGSVSYVAGKHKDSAQIGLDSVRIDLPSSASAADIRAAILQMNDDPRVTAFIVQLPLPQGIDPIPMLELMNPAKDADGLHPTNLGELVIAVPGGAGTIDAPLPCTPRGIVAMLEAYDVPIRGQHVTIIGQGLTVGRPLGLLLTRLEATATLTHSLTEDVAAECRRADIIVAAAGVARLVQPDWVQPGAAVIDVGISRIVDQDTGKAKLHGDVDPAVASVAGFLSPTPGGVGPMTRAMLMKNVVEAAERHLH, encoded by the coding sequence CTGCCGCGCGAGCGCTGGGCGGGTGAGGGCAGTGCCGTCCGCATCGACGGCACCGCCCTCGCCGCCCGCACGCTCGACGACCTGAAGGTCCGGATCGACCGGCTGCACGACCACGGGTTCCGACCCGGTCTCGGCACGATCATGGTCGGCCAGAACCCCGGCTCGGTGTCGTACGTCGCCGGCAAGCACAAGGACTCGGCGCAGATCGGGCTCGACTCGGTCCGCATCGACCTGCCCTCGTCCGCGAGTGCCGCCGACATCAGGGCGGCGATCCTGCAGATGAACGACGACCCCCGGGTCACGGCGTTCATCGTGCAGCTCCCGCTGCCGCAGGGCATCGACCCGATCCCGATGCTCGAGCTGATGAACCCGGCGAAGGACGCCGACGGCCTGCACCCGACGAACCTCGGGGAGCTCGTCATCGCGGTCCCCGGTGGTGCCGGGACGATCGACGCCCCGCTGCCGTGCACTCCGCGCGGCATCGTGGCGATGCTCGAGGCGTACGACGTCCCGATCCGGGGTCAGCACGTCACGATCATCGGGCAGGGGCTCACCGTCGGCCGCCCGCTCGGGCTGCTGCTCACCCGGCTCGAGGCCACGGCCACGCTGACGCACTCGCTGACCGAGGACGTCGCCGCCGAGTGCCGTCGCGCGGACATCATCGTCGCCGCGGCCGGGGTCGCCCGGCTCGTCCAGCCGGACTGGGTGCAGCCCGGGGCGGCCGTGATCGACGTGGGCATCAGCCGCATCGTGGACCAGGACACGGGCAAGGCGAAGCTGCACGGCGACGTCGACCCCGCGGTGGCGTCCGTCGCGGGGTTCCTCTCGCCGACACCGGGCGGCGTCGGGCCGATGACCCGGGCGATGCTCATGAAGAACGTCGTCGAGGCCGCCGAGCGCCACCTGCACTAG
- the glyA gene encoding serine hydroxymethyltransferase, which produces MTDLPAASTQSTFNAPLSAVDPEIAKVLEQELGRQRDTLEMIASENFVPRAVLESQGSVLTNKYAEGYPGKRYYGGCEFVDVAEQLAIDRAKALFGAAYANVQPHSGASANAAVLHAIASAGDTILGLELAHGGHLTHGMKLNFSGRIYNAVSYGVDPETFEVDYDDIRAKAVEHQPKVLIAGWSAYPRQLDFAKFREIADEVGATLWVDMAHFAGLVAAGLHPSPLPHAHVVSSTVHKTLAGPRSGIILSNDESLFKKLNSAVFPGQQGGPLMHVIAAKATAFLLAAQPEFKDRQERTLRGARLLADRLTQADAKAAGIDVLTGGTDVHLVLVDLRESEVDGKQAEDLLHQVGITVNRNSVPFDPRPPMVTSGVRIGTPALATRGFGDAEFTEVADIIALTLMPNPDIAALSARVKALADAFPLYA; this is translated from the coding sequence ATCACCGATCTGCCCGCTGCGTCCACGCAGTCGACGTTCAACGCCCCGCTCAGCGCGGTCGATCCCGAGATCGCCAAGGTGCTCGAGCAGGAGCTCGGCCGCCAGCGCGACACCCTCGAGATGATCGCGTCCGAGAACTTCGTCCCGCGCGCCGTGCTCGAGTCGCAGGGGTCCGTCCTGACGAACAAGTACGCCGAGGGCTACCCGGGCAAGCGCTACTACGGCGGCTGCGAGTTCGTCGACGTCGCCGAGCAGCTCGCCATCGACCGGGCGAAGGCCCTGTTCGGCGCCGCGTACGCGAACGTCCAGCCGCACTCCGGCGCCAGCGCGAACGCCGCGGTCCTGCACGCCATCGCCTCCGCCGGGGACACCATCCTGGGCCTCGAGCTCGCCCACGGCGGTCACCTGACCCACGGCATGAAGCTCAACTTCTCCGGCCGCATCTACAACGCCGTGTCGTACGGCGTCGACCCGGAGACGTTCGAGGTCGACTACGACGACATCCGCGCCAAGGCCGTCGAGCACCAGCCCAAGGTGCTCATCGCCGGATGGTCGGCCTACCCCCGCCAGCTCGACTTCGCGAAGTTCCGCGAGATCGCGGACGAGGTCGGCGCGACCCTCTGGGTGGACATGGCGCACTTCGCGGGCCTCGTCGCCGCGGGCCTGCACCCGTCGCCCCTGCCGCACGCCCACGTCGTGTCGTCGACCGTGCACAAGACCCTCGCCGGTCCGCGCTCGGGCATCATCCTGTCCAACGACGAGTCGCTCTTCAAGAAGCTCAACTCGGCCGTGTTCCCGGGCCAGCAGGGCGGTCCGCTCATGCACGTGATCGCCGCCAAGGCCACCGCGTTCCTGCTCGCCGCGCAGCCCGAGTTCAAGGACCGCCAGGAGCGCACGCTCCGCGGTGCCCGTCTGCTGGCGGACCGCCTCACGCAGGCCGACGCGAAGGCCGCCGGCATCGACGTCCTCACCGGCGGCACCGACGTGCACCTGGTGCTCGTCGACCTGCGCGAGTCCGAGGTCGACGGCAAGCAGGCCGAGGACCTGCTGCACCAGGTCGGCATCACCGTGAACCGCAACTCCGTGCCGTTCGACCCGCGCCCGCCGATGGTCACCTCGGGTGTCCGGATCGGCACCCCGGCGCTGGCGACCCGCGGGTTCGGCGACGCCGAGTTCACCGAGGTCGCCGACATCATCGCGCTGACGCTCATGCCGAACCCGGACATCGCGGCACTCTCGGCCCGGGTGAAGGCGCTGGCCGACGCGTTCCCGCTGTACGCGTGA
- the clpS gene encoding ATP-dependent Clp protease adapter ClpS: MTLSSPELDERTDLRARYDVPWTTVVWDDPVNLMSYVTYVFQSYFGFSHDRADHLMRQVHVDGRAIVASGAREAMERHVEAMHGFGLQATVERAPGADA, from the coding sequence ATGACCCTGAGCAGCCCGGAGCTCGACGAACGCACCGATCTCCGCGCCCGGTACGACGTGCCGTGGACGACGGTGGTGTGGGACGACCCGGTCAACCTCATGTCCTACGTGACGTACGTCTTCCAGAGCTACTTCGGCTTCAGCCACGACCGCGCGGACCACCTGATGCGCCAGGTGCACGTCGACGGGCGGGCGATCGTCGCGAGCGGCGCGCGCGAGGCCATGGAACGCCACGTCGAGGCGATGCACGGGTTCGGCCTGCAGGCCACGGTCGAGCGGGCGCCGGGAGCGGACGCGTGA
- a CDS encoding DUF2017 family protein → MIPFVRRRDGVHLGLSSGERALLASLTEQLQQVLDGDLSDDPIASRMFPDAYPQDPEASAEFAQYTRSDLLAQKTTNAGVVLAWATGARDGVLTQEDEQAWLRCLTDLRLTIAERLGIVDAATEESSYTGDAGVGLRDVYDWLGFVQEHLVATLTSAR, encoded by the coding sequence GTGATCCCGTTCGTGCGACGGCGGGACGGCGTGCACCTGGGCCTGTCCTCCGGCGAGCGCGCCCTGCTCGCGAGCCTGACGGAGCAGCTGCAGCAGGTGCTCGACGGCGACCTGTCGGACGACCCGATCGCGTCGCGCATGTTCCCGGACGCCTACCCGCAGGACCCCGAGGCGAGCGCCGAGTTCGCGCAGTACACGCGGTCGGACCTGCTGGCGCAGAAGACCACGAACGCGGGGGTCGTCCTGGCGTGGGCGACCGGGGCGCGGGACGGCGTGCTCACCCAGGAGGACGAGCAGGCTTGGCTCCGCTGCCTGACCGACCTGCGGCTCACGATCGCGGAGCGGCTCGGCATCGTGGACGCCGCGACCGAGGAGTCGTCGTACACCGGCGACGCCGGTGTCGGGCTCCGGGACGTGTACGACTGGCTCGGGTTCGTGCAGGAACACCTGGTCGCGACGCTCACGTCCGCGCGCTGA
- a CDS encoding NAD(P)H-binding protein has product MTETIAITGVTGDVGGKTLELLHAEGVQVRAVVRRQDQAELLRARGVDARLADLDDLDALTRALDGVDRFFLVTPVSERQAEQGATGVRAAQCAGVPRVVHLSGGDAAEHSPMPWAAAAWRTDRLLRASGTAWTILHPSAFMTNLLPSAPAIRRGWFPHTTGRGRAGWIDTADIARTAATVLTTDGHDGTEPVLTGPASLDAHGIADELTAGLGRRVRPLHLPSRVYRAVVRAGGVPAWQAEGLRQQFGRVLRRGLDGVDVMRDDVTRITGTAPRPLRAWAADHRDDLLG; this is encoded by the coding sequence GTGACCGAGACCATCGCCATCACCGGGGTCACCGGCGACGTCGGCGGGAAGACCCTCGAGCTGCTGCACGCCGAGGGTGTCCAGGTTCGCGCCGTCGTCCGCCGTCAGGACCAGGCCGAGCTTCTCCGTGCACGGGGCGTCGACGCGCGGCTCGCGGACCTCGACGACCTCGACGCCCTGACCCGGGCGCTCGACGGCGTCGACCGGTTCTTCCTCGTCACCCCGGTCAGCGAGCGGCAGGCCGAGCAGGGGGCGACCGGCGTCCGGGCGGCCCAGTGCGCGGGGGTCCCGCGGGTCGTGCACCTGTCCGGGGGCGACGCCGCCGAGCACTCCCCGATGCCCTGGGCCGCGGCGGCCTGGCGCACGGACCGGCTGCTCCGCGCGAGCGGGACGGCGTGGACGATCCTGCACCCGTCGGCCTTCATGACGAACCTGCTGCCCTCCGCGCCGGCGATCCGTCGCGGCTGGTTCCCGCACACCACCGGCCGCGGCCGCGCCGGGTGGATCGACACCGCCGACATCGCCCGCACGGCCGCGACCGTGCTGACGACCGACGGGCACGACGGCACCGAACCGGTGCTCACCGGCCCGGCGTCCCTCGACGCGCACGGCATCGCCGACGAGCTGACCGCCGGCCTCGGCCGACGCGTCCGGCCGCTGCACCTGCCGAGCCGCGTGTACCGCGCCGTGGTCCGCGCCGGCGGCGTGCCCGCCTGGCAGGCCGAGGGCCTCCGCCAGCAGTTCGGGCGGGTGCTCCGACGGGGTCTCGACGGCGTCGACGTGATGCGCGACGACGTCACCCGGATCACCGGGACCGCGCCGCGCCCGCTCCGGGCGTGGGCGGCCGACCACCGCGACGACCTGCTCGGGTGA
- a CDS encoding MarR family winged helix-turn-helix transcriptional regulator, with amino-acid sequence MSSDFSVTHDDVDAIAAWTVVRAARELARRLDEELAPLGLTPVGFGALVQLAAADELNQAELARAVGVRAQSMGSLVESLATRRLVARGAAPGRGRASRLHLTDAGRELLAAAWPRVLASNTWFPDGGESVARALRPFTTDGTVSARADGLA; translated from the coding sequence GTGTCCAGCGACTTCTCGGTGACCCACGACGACGTGGACGCGATCGCCGCGTGGACGGTCGTCCGTGCCGCGCGCGAGCTCGCCCGCCGCCTCGACGAGGAACTCGCGCCCCTCGGCCTGACCCCCGTCGGCTTCGGCGCACTCGTGCAGCTCGCCGCCGCCGACGAGCTCAACCAGGCCGAGCTCGCGCGGGCGGTGGGGGTCCGCGCGCAGAGCATGGGCAGCCTGGTCGAGTCGCTCGCGACGCGGAGACTCGTGGCGCGCGGTGCTGCACCCGGTCGGGGACGAGCCTCCCGGCTGCACCTGACGGACGCCGGACGCGAGCTGCTCGCCGCGGCCTGGCCACGCGTCCTGGCCAGCAACACGTGGTTCCCCGACGGCGGCGAGTCGGTGGCGCGCGCCCTGCGCCCCTTCACGACCGACGGGACGGTCAGCGCGCGAGCGGACGGTCTCGCCTGA
- a CDS encoding MarR family winged helix-turn-helix transcriptional regulator, with protein MESSEELAGDLLTLHGRIRRTLLTGKADEVTASQTAALGRLLRHGESTVADLARAEGVRPQSMGATVQALVDLGLAERRPDPDDGRRTLVRATDTGSRAREDAWATRTRVLAERLAALPEDDRRTVARALEILTPLTEA; from the coding sequence GTGGAATCATCCGAGGAGCTCGCCGGCGACCTGCTGACCCTGCACGGACGGATCCGGCGGACCCTGCTCACCGGCAAGGCCGACGAGGTGACCGCCTCGCAGACCGCCGCGCTCGGCCGGCTGCTGCGCCACGGTGAGTCCACCGTCGCCGACCTCGCCCGGGCCGAGGGGGTCCGGCCGCAGTCCATGGGCGCGACCGTCCAGGCACTCGTCGACCTCGGACTGGCCGAGCGCCGACCGGACCCGGACGACGGCCGCCGCACCCTCGTCCGCGCGACGGACACCGGCTCCCGCGCGCGCGAGGACGCCTGGGCCACCCGCACCCGCGTGCTCGCCGAGCGGCTCGCGGCGCTGCCGGAGGACGACCGCCGGACCGTCGCCCGCGCGCTCGAGATCCTCACCCCGCTCACCGAAGCCTGA
- a CDS encoding MFS transporter, which yields MVGPLLNPINTTMVSVALAPISRDLGIGASQAIWLVAALYLASAVAQPTMGKLADRFGPKKVFLAGLVVVGVAGVVPEVLTGFGGAVTARVLIGIGTSSAYPAALTTLRQHSARIGKPTPPLVLGALSITSLVSAAAGPPLGGALIAAFGWHAIFLVNVPLAVFGIVVAAMWLPSDRLRPQDTDRVPVRTALDPVGMLLMTGAVSALLVFLLDLAAGLWWLLAVAVVLVVALVRWELRATQPFVDVRLLVRNGALSRTYARLFLTYLLAYTMTYGFSQWVQDVAGYPSDVAGYLQLPAAVVAGVASFLVARKTAVRGPLVVAALTPLLGAGLLLLLHAGSPLVLLLVVPALFGVPQALASVSNQAALYKVVPSEYIGTAAGLSRTSVYIGAIAASSLIGGVFGQAPTTPDLHVLAWVMLGVGVLLSVLTLADRALARATTR from the coding sequence CTGGTCGGGCCGCTCCTCAACCCGATCAACACGACGATGGTCTCCGTCGCCCTCGCGCCGATCTCGCGGGACCTCGGCATCGGGGCGTCGCAGGCGATCTGGCTCGTCGCCGCCCTGTACCTGGCGAGCGCGGTCGCCCAGCCCACGATGGGGAAGCTCGCCGACCGGTTCGGGCCGAAGAAGGTCTTCCTGGCCGGGCTCGTCGTCGTCGGCGTCGCCGGGGTCGTGCCCGAGGTCCTGACCGGGTTCGGTGGTGCCGTGACCGCGCGCGTGCTCATCGGCATCGGTACCTCGTCGGCGTACCCGGCGGCGCTCACCACGCTGCGCCAGCACTCCGCACGGATCGGGAAGCCCACACCGCCCCTCGTGCTCGGTGCGCTGTCGATCACCTCGCTCGTGTCCGCCGCAGCCGGACCACCCCTCGGCGGTGCGCTCATCGCGGCGTTCGGGTGGCACGCGATCTTCCTGGTGAACGTCCCCCTGGCGGTCTTCGGGATCGTCGTCGCGGCGATGTGGCTGCCCTCCGACCGGCTCCGCCCGCAGGACACCGACCGGGTGCCGGTCCGCACCGCGCTCGACCCGGTGGGCATGCTGCTGATGACCGGCGCGGTCTCGGCCCTGCTCGTGTTCCTGCTCGACCTGGCCGCCGGGCTCTGGTGGCTGCTCGCGGTGGCGGTCGTGCTCGTCGTCGCCCTGGTCCGGTGGGAGCTCCGGGCGACGCAGCCGTTCGTCGACGTCCGGCTGCTCGTCCGGAACGGCGCGCTGTCGCGGACGTACGCGCGGCTGTTCCTGACCTACCTGCTCGCGTACACGATGACCTACGGGTTCTCGCAGTGGGTGCAGGACGTCGCCGGGTACCCGAGCGACGTGGCCGGGTACCTGCAGCTGCCCGCCGCGGTCGTCGCCGGGGTCGCGTCGTTCCTCGTCGCCCGCAAGACCGCGGTCCGCGGGCCCCTCGTCGTCGCGGCGCTCACCCCCCTGCTCGGTGCCGGGCTCCTGCTGCTCCTGCACGCCGGGTCGCCCCTCGTGCTGCTGCTCGTGGTGCCGGCACTGTTCGGGGTGCCGCAGGCCCTGGCGTCCGTGTCGAACCAGGCGGCGCTGTACAAGGTGGTGCCGTCGGAGTACATCGGGACGGCCGCCGGGCTGTCGCGGACCAGCGTCTACATCGGCGCGATCGCGGCGTCCTCGCTGATCGGCGGCGTGTTCGGACAGGCGCCCACCACGCCGGACCTGCACGTGCTGGCGTGGGTGATGCTCGGGGTCGGCGTGCTCCTCAGCGTGCTGACGCTCGCCGACCGGGCGCTCGCCCGGGCGACCACGCGCTGA
- the purU gene encoding formyltetrahydrofolate deformylase — translation MTDPTPAHETHAHQTPTHWTLTLVCDDRPGIVHAVSGAVVAANGNITESQQFSSADTNTFFMRLQVMAPVDRAAFEQALAPVVERYDARVQLDVVGRPMRTLVLVSKAGHCLNDLLYRQRGGQLPIEVPLVLSNHPELAGLASFYSVPFEHRPVTDPASKQAMEQRILDAVDEHDIELVVLARYMQILSPELCAALQGRAVNIHHSFLPGFKGANPYRQAHARGVKLIGATAHFVTSDLDEGPIIEQNVVRVDHTKDPSELVSIGQDEESRTLTQAVRWIAEDRVLLDGARTIIFK, via the coding sequence GTGACCGACCCGACCCCCGCGCACGAGACCCACGCGCACCAGACCCCGACGCACTGGACCCTCACGCTCGTCTGCGACGACCGTCCCGGGATCGTGCACGCCGTGTCCGGAGCCGTCGTGGCGGCGAACGGCAACATCACCGAGTCGCAGCAGTTCTCGAGCGCCGACACGAACACGTTCTTCATGCGGCTGCAGGTCATGGCCCCCGTCGACCGGGCGGCCTTCGAGCAGGCGCTCGCCCCCGTGGTCGAACGCTACGACGCCCGCGTCCAGCTCGACGTCGTCGGCCGGCCGATGCGCACGCTCGTGCTCGTGTCGAAGGCCGGGCACTGCCTGAACGACCTGCTCTACCGGCAGCGGGGTGGGCAGCTCCCGATCGAGGTCCCGCTCGTCCTGTCGAACCACCCGGAGCTCGCCGGTCTGGCGTCGTTCTACTCCGTCCCGTTCGAGCACCGGCCCGTCACCGACCCGGCCTCGAAGCAGGCGATGGAGCAGCGCATCCTCGACGCCGTCGACGAGCACGACATCGAGCTCGTCGTCCTGGCCCGCTACATGCAGATCCTGTCGCCGGAGCTCTGCGCGGCACTGCAGGGTCGGGCGGTCAACATCCACCACTCGTTCCTGCCGGGCTTCAAGGGGGCGAACCCCTACCGGCAGGCGCACGCCCGCGGCGTCAAGCTCATCGGTGCGACGGCCCACTTCGTGACGAGCGACCTCGACGAAGGCCCGATCATCGAGCAGAACGTGGTCCGGGTCGACCACACCAAGGACCCGTCCGAGCTCGTGTCCATCGGCCAGGACGAGGAGTCCCGCACGCTCACCCAGGCGGTGCGTTGGATCGCCGAGGACCGCGTGCTCCTCGACGGCGCCCGCACGATCATCTTCAAGTAG
- a CDS encoding YrdB family protein → MTNAPQSPVDWGEVPPPTEPAASRRPSRPVSAWTVLRVVVCAFGLLSLAYWGYLAWPFPFPGVLFMVGAPLFAAVVWFLFRSPRSPIDTDVVGKVIVEVALVIAGGAAWVSLGHPVVGLVFIVVAALSGVVAFRRETA, encoded by the coding sequence ATGACGAACGCACCGCAGAGCCCGGTCGACTGGGGCGAGGTCCCGCCGCCCACCGAGCCGGCCGCATCCCGTCGGCCGTCCCGGCCCGTGTCCGCATGGACCGTGCTGCGGGTGGTCGTGTGCGCGTTCGGCCTGCTGTCCCTGGCGTACTGGGGCTACCTGGCGTGGCCGTTCCCGTTCCCGGGCGTGCTGTTCATGGTCGGGGCGCCGCTGTTCGCCGCGGTCGTGTGGTTCCTGTTCCGGTCGCCCCGGTCGCCGATCGACACGGACGTGGTCGGCAAGGTGATCGTCGAGGTCGCACTCGTCATCGCAGGCGGTGCGGCGTGGGTGTCGCTCGGGCACCCGGTGGTCGGACTGGTCTTCATCGTGGTGGCCGCGCTGTCCGGGGTGGTCGCGTTCCGTCGGGAGACGGCGTGA